The following proteins are encoded in a genomic region of Rubrobacter xylanophilus DSM 9941:
- a CDS encoding prepilin peptidase — MGVALVVFAAALGLAVGSFLNVVIHRVPRRESVVWPGSRCPRCGAPIRARDNVPLLSYLLLRGRCRRCRSPIPARYPLVEGLTGALFAAAAWEFGPGLRLLWALALLAALVALAATDLEHRLLPNAVVLPAAAAGLILSAAADPARWWAYPLSALGVAGGLLALALARPGGMGMGDVKMGGMLGAFLGPYAFLAVFLGALGGALVGGGLMALGRAGRESRLPFGTFMALGGAAALFFGPELWGLYLGLLG; from the coding sequence GTGGGGGTTGCGCTGGTCGTCTTCGCGGCGGCGCTCGGGCTCGCGGTGGGCAGCTTCCTCAACGTCGTCATCCACCGGGTGCCCCGGCGCGAGTCGGTGGTGTGGCCTGGCTCGCGCTGCCCGCGGTGCGGGGCCCCCATCCGGGCCCGGGACAACGTGCCGCTCCTCTCCTACCTCTTGCTCCGGGGCCGGTGCCGCCGCTGCCGAAGCCCCATCCCGGCCCGCTACCCGCTGGTCGAGGGGCTCACCGGGGCGCTCTTCGCGGCGGCGGCCTGGGAGTTCGGGCCGGGGCTGCGCCTGCTCTGGGCGCTCGCGCTGCTCGCGGCGCTCGTGGCGCTCGCCGCCACCGACCTCGAGCACCGGCTGCTGCCGAACGCGGTGGTGCTGCCGGCGGCCGCTGCGGGGCTGATCCTCTCCGCCGCCGCCGACCCCGCCCGGTGGTGGGCCTACCCGCTCTCGGCGCTCGGGGTGGCGGGGGGGCTGCTCGCGCTGGCCCTCGCCCGTCCCGGCGGGATGGGGATGGGGGACGTCAAGATGGGGGGGATGCTCGGGGCCTTTCTCGGGCCCTACGCCTTTCTCGCGGTCTTCCTCGGGGCGCTCGGGGGGGCGCTCGTGGGCGGTGGGCTCATGGCTCTCGGGAGGGCCGGGCGCGAGAGCCGGCTGCCCTTCGGCACCTTCATGGCCCTCGGGGGGGCTGCGGCGCTCTTCTTCGGCCCCGAGCTGTGGGGGCTCTACCTCGGGCTGCTCGGGTGA
- the gntD gene encoding guanitoxin biosynthesis L-enduracididine beta-hydroxylase GntD, producing MHRIELTAEEVEQALPVVREALSRHGSVESPGFLEEATVYAHELPRRLRSFLNAFRLEEPSGVCVVAGYPVDDARIGPTPSDWRKPAEKSPPAAEEEVFLALCGSLLGDLFSWAHQRDGLICQDLVPIERDAGAMLGSGSALELVWHTEDARYSYRGDYIGLMCLRNPDAVPTTYASIDDIELDPERAAPLFEPRFVFRPDPSHPTDTGCERASILFGDPSSPYLRFDPYSMDRPEDEEARAAMDYLAGELDRRLTGVALRPGECLFIDNYKVVHGRSAFKARFDGTDRWLKRVNITRDLRRSRSARRGVAGRLVF from the coding sequence ATGCACAGGATAGAGCTTACCGCTGAGGAAGTAGAGCAGGCCCTTCCCGTCGTGAGGGAGGCCCTCTCCCGGCACGGCTCGGTCGAGAGCCCCGGGTTTCTGGAGGAGGCCACCGTCTACGCCCACGAGCTGCCCCGCCGGCTGCGGTCCTTCCTGAACGCCTTCAGGCTCGAGGAGCCCTCGGGCGTCTGCGTCGTCGCCGGCTACCCGGTGGACGACGCGAGGATCGGGCCCACCCCCTCCGACTGGCGCAAGCCCGCGGAGAAGAGCCCCCCGGCCGCCGAGGAGGAGGTCTTCCTCGCCCTCTGCGGCTCCCTGCTCGGCGACCTGTTCTCCTGGGCCCACCAGCGGGACGGTTTGATCTGCCAGGACCTCGTTCCCATCGAGCGGGACGCGGGGGCCATGCTCGGCTCGGGCAGCGCCCTGGAGCTCGTCTGGCACACCGAGGACGCCCGCTACTCCTACCGCGGGGACTACATCGGCCTGATGTGCCTGCGCAACCCGGACGCCGTCCCCACCACCTACGCCTCCATAGACGACATCGAGCTGGACCCCGAACGGGCCGCCCCGCTCTTCGAGCCGCGCTTCGTCTTCAGGCCCGACCCCTCCCACCCCACCGACACCGGGTGCGAGCGGGCCTCCATCCTCTTCGGGGACCCCTCCTCCCCCTACCTCCGCTTCGACCCGTACTCCATGGACCGCCCGGAGGACGAGGAGGCCCGGGCCGCGATGGACTACCTCGCCGGAGAGCTGGACCGGCGCCTGACCGGCGTCGCCCTGCGCCCCGGCGAGTGCCTGTTCATAGACAACTACAAGGTCGTCCACGGCAGGAGCGCCTTCAAGGCCCGCTTCGACGGCACCGACCGCTGGCTGAAGCGGGTCAACATCACCAGGGACCTGCGCCGCTCGCGCTCGGCCCGCAGGGGCGTGGCCGGGCGGCTGGTCTTCTAG
- a CDS encoding putative bifunctional diguanylate cyclase/phosphodiesterase — protein MARAGGNGERRTGSSAEAPGGRVVPGWVVLGAAALLLVAGVMAGSGLREHARQDRQALLLLKEVESSSYLLRSLSWEAAAEGGGSPALAAREREARARALSAIESLRALDATQVGERQSARRVERAFRSYASALKGGPGDGAGEAFLRLRSALEEAEQTYAADARRTTRIADAGSVLGLLVAAAAAGLLYMRYLRVREAAAAAEAERRALRRSEELFRHQALHDHLTGLPNRALFRERLGEILSRSGEAAVLFVDLDNFKVVNDSLGHEVGDRLLVEVSRRLKGCLRATDMAARLGGDEFTVLLDGAGVRCPEEVARRLLRELGEPFEVEGHTLFVEASVGIATGAAGLGRPDDLLRAADVALYRAKAEGKGRYHVFDRRRDAPELERLRLENELREAVRSGQLELYYQPVYSLELGRIAGMEALLRWNHPRRGTMLPGEFVPMAEETGLIVPVGRWVLEEACRQARAWELGLPEGASPMVGVNLSLRQFQNPGLVEHVARLLRETGLDPALLTLEITESVAMHDVDSTVRTLERLNAMGVWLVIDDFGTGNSSIAYVGSRFKMNHLKLDGAFVREFLDDPENPTILPGLIDFAHAVGLRVIAEGVETRGQLERLRELGCEFVQGYYVAPPLGAAEATDLLTGRKPLFRGDPPPGKDTPERQRMKDAQDRAYR, from the coding sequence ATGGCGCGGGCAGGAGGAAACGGGGAGCGTAGAACGGGATCTTCCGCGGAGGCACCCGGCGGCAGGGTCGTGCCCGGCTGGGTGGTCCTCGGCGCCGCCGCGCTGCTGCTCGTAGCCGGGGTCATGGCCGGCTCCGGGCTGCGCGAGCACGCCCGCCAGGACCGCCAGGCCCTCCTGCTGCTCAAGGAGGTAGAGTCCAGCTCCTACCTGCTGCGCTCCCTGAGCTGGGAGGCCGCCGCCGAGGGGGGCGGCTCCCCCGCCCTCGCCGCCCGGGAGCGGGAGGCCCGCGCGCGGGCCCTGAGCGCCATCGAGAGCCTGCGCGCGCTCGACGCCACCCAGGTCGGCGAGCGCCAGAGCGCCCGCCGCGTGGAGCGGGCGTTCCGGAGCTACGCCTCCGCCCTAAAGGGCGGCCCCGGCGACGGGGCGGGGGAGGCCTTCCTGCGGCTGCGCTCGGCCCTCGAGGAGGCCGAGCAAACCTACGCCGCCGACGCCCGGCGCACGACCCGCATAGCCGACGCCGGCAGCGTGCTCGGCCTCCTCGTGGCGGCAGCGGCCGCCGGGCTTCTGTACATGCGCTACCTGCGGGTGCGCGAGGCGGCCGCCGCAGCGGAGGCCGAGCGCCGGGCGCTGCGCCGGAGCGAGGAGCTCTTCCGCCACCAGGCGCTCCACGACCACCTCACCGGCCTGCCCAACCGCGCCCTCTTCCGGGAGCGGCTCGGGGAGATACTCTCCAGGTCCGGAGAAGCCGCGGTGCTCTTCGTGGACCTGGACAACTTCAAGGTGGTCAACGACTCGCTGGGCCACGAGGTGGGCGACCGGCTGCTGGTCGAGGTGAGCCGGCGCCTCAAGGGGTGCCTGCGCGCCACCGACATGGCCGCGCGGCTGGGCGGCGACGAGTTCACCGTCCTGCTGGACGGCGCCGGCGTCCGCTGCCCGGAGGAGGTGGCGCGCAGGCTGCTGCGGGAGCTGGGGGAGCCCTTCGAGGTCGAGGGGCACACCCTCTTCGTGGAGGCCAGCGTGGGCATAGCAACAGGCGCCGCCGGCCTGGGGCGCCCCGATGACCTGCTGCGGGCCGCCGACGTGGCCCTCTACCGGGCCAAGGCCGAAGGGAAGGGCCGCTACCACGTCTTCGACCGGAGGCGGGACGCCCCCGAGCTGGAGCGGCTGCGGCTGGAGAACGAGCTGCGGGAGGCGGTCCGCAGCGGGCAGCTCGAGCTCTACTACCAGCCGGTCTACTCGCTGGAGCTCGGCAGGATCGCCGGGATGGAGGCCCTCCTGCGGTGGAACCACCCCCGGCGCGGGACCATGCTCCCCGGCGAGTTCGTCCCCATGGCCGAGGAGACCGGGCTCATCGTCCCCGTGGGCAGGTGGGTGCTCGAGGAGGCCTGCCGGCAGGCCCGCGCCTGGGAGCTGGGCCTCCCGGAGGGCGCCTCGCCCATGGTCGGGGTCAACCTCTCGCTGCGCCAGTTCCAGAACCCCGGCCTCGTGGAGCACGTCGCCCGGCTGCTGCGGGAGACCGGGCTCGACCCCGCCCTCCTGACCCTGGAGATCACCGAGAGCGTCGCCATGCACGACGTGGACTCCACCGTGCGCACCCTGGAGCGGCTCAACGCCATGGGCGTCTGGCTCGTCATAGACGACTTCGGGACGGGCAACAGCTCCATCGCCTACGTGGGCAGCCGCTTCAAGATGAACCACCTCAAGCTGGACGGGGCCTTCGTGCGCGAGTTTCTGGACGACCCGGAGAACCCCACGATCCTCCCCGGCCTCATAGACTTCGCCCACGCCGTGGGGCTCCGGGTGATCGCCGAGGGGGTGGAGACGCGCGGGCAGCTCGAGCGCCTGCGGGAGCTGGGCTGCGAGTTCGTGCAGGGCTACTACGTCGCGCCGCCGCTCGGCGCCGCGGAGGCCACCGACCTGCTCACGGGGAGAAAGCCCCTCTTCCGGGGGGACCCGCCACCGGGAAAAGACACGCCTGAGAGACAGAGGATGAAGGATGCACAGGATAGAGCTTACCGCTGA
- a CDS encoding RDD family protein: protein MSHQTYGTGRPAQAGDVHVTGRRVLATIVDGIVFFLLFLPLNLFTALAGAASGSEEVAAGLSLVTSLITLAVGFAYYVLTEGYWGRTVGKAICGIRVVREDGGSPGFGPAAIRTVLRLVDGLFGYLVAFVVVLASRRRKRLGDMAACTLVVRG from the coding sequence ATGAGCCACCAGACCTACGGGACGGGCCGCCCCGCGCAGGCGGGGGACGTGCACGTGACCGGCCGGAGGGTGCTCGCCACCATAGTGGACGGCATCGTCTTCTTCCTGCTCTTCCTGCCGCTCAACCTGTTCACGGCCCTCGCCGGGGCGGCGAGCGGGAGCGAGGAGGTGGCGGCGGGGCTGTCGCTCGTCACCTCCCTCATAACCCTCGCGGTGGGCTTCGCCTACTACGTGCTGACGGAGGGCTACTGGGGCCGGACGGTCGGCAAGGCAATCTGCGGCATAAGGGTGGTGCGCGAGGACGGCGGCTCGCCGGGCTTCGGCCCCGCCGCCATAAGGACAGTGCTGCGGCTGGTCGACGGGCTCTTCGGCTACCTGGTGGCCTTCGTGGTGGTGCTCGCCTCGCGCAGGCGCAAGCGCCTGGGGGACATGGCGGCCTGCACCCTGGTCGTCCGGGGGTAG
- a CDS encoding type IV pilin protein, translating into MLHWFGRRLREMQEKSRDERGFTLIELLVVVIIIGILAAIAIPAYLSQRDRAEERAAQSNVRNAATAQVAYYTEKGKYAPDATTLAEAGFNQGSPEVDVFGDTDSFCVSATGGGETYRMTQDDGRPTIGAECTAP; encoded by the coding sequence ATGCTGCACTGGTTCGGGCGCAGGCTGCGCGAGATGCAGGAGAAGAGCAGGGACGAGCGAGGCTTCACCCTCATCGAGCTGCTGGTCGTCGTGATCATCATCGGCATCCTCGCCGCCATTGCGATACCGGCTTACCTCTCCCAGAGAGATCGGGCAGAGGAGCGCGCAGCTCAGTCAAATGTCAGAAACGCCGCTACAGCTCAAGTAGCTTATTATACGGAGAAAGGTAAGTACGCTCCGGACGCCACTACGTTGGCTGAGGCGGGTTTCAATCAGGGCTCTCCTGAGGTAGACGTTTTTGGTGATACCGATAGCTTCTGTGTAAGCGCAACCGGCGGCGGCGAGACCTACCGTATGACGCAGGATGATGGTCGTCCCACTATAGGAGCTGAGTGCACCGCACCGTAA
- a CDS encoding PulJ/GspJ family protein, producing the protein MKALRKANLSGGEEGFTLVEMMVTIVIMLAVFFALHAIFDMSFRVFSFSNNKVEAVENARVGMERMIREIRAAYPYAKPCNPPDERLFAVMGETQIAFGNDLDGDRKVDLPVSEGGCDDPEPEDEEITYFLNDKKLMRQKGDESAQPVAENVADLRIEYLKRSGDGLVAATAESEVEVVRVKLEVRVGRGAGRGTQTLAAETELRNR; encoded by the coding sequence GTGAAAGCCCTGCGAAAAGCAAACCTGAGCGGCGGGGAGGAGGGCTTCACCCTCGTGGAGATGATGGTCACCATCGTCATCATGCTCGCCGTATTCTTCGCCCTTCACGCCATCTTCGACATGAGCTTCCGGGTCTTCAGCTTCAGCAACAACAAGGTGGAGGCCGTCGAGAACGCGCGGGTCGGGATGGAGAGGATGATCCGCGAGATCCGCGCCGCCTACCCATACGCCAAACCCTGTAACCCGCCCGACGAGCGGCTGTTTGCCGTCATGGGCGAAACCCAGATCGCCTTCGGCAACGACCTGGACGGAGACCGCAAGGTGGACCTGCCCGTTTCAGAAGGAGGATGCGACGACCCGGAGCCCGAAGACGAAGAGATCACCTACTTTCTCAACGACAAAAAGCTCATGCGCCAGAAAGGGGACGAGAGCGCTCAGCCCGTGGCGGAGAACGTGGCAGATCTGCGCATCGAGTACCTGAAGCGCAGCGGCGACGGCCTCGTCGCGGCCACCGCCGAGAGCGAGGTGGAGGTGGTCCGGGTGAAGCTGGAGGTGCGCGTGGGCCGCGGCGCCGGGCGTGGAACCCAGACGCTTGCCGCCGAGACGGAGCTGAGGAACCGGTGA
- a CDS encoding type IV pilus modification PilV family protein, translating to MSKHLGDESGYSLVEVLVSIMILTMAIVPMVAMFDVGLESATLGGNYDRARAFASGKLEEAKSLPYEQLKARYPVSASPSSLLAAGSELPAGSTYTVDTDYLRVSGEEFVADNSRDRGLIRVTVTVRWPQGSYTTMGLKAR from the coding sequence TTGAGTAAGCACCTCGGAGACGAGTCCGGCTACTCGCTGGTGGAGGTGCTGGTCTCCATCATGATCCTCACCATGGCCATCGTCCCGATGGTCGCGATGTTCGACGTGGGGCTCGAGAGCGCCACCCTCGGCGGCAACTACGACAGGGCACGGGCCTTCGCCTCCGGCAAGCTGGAGGAGGCCAAGAGCCTCCCCTACGAGCAGCTCAAGGCCAGATATCCCGTGTCCGCGTCCCCTTCATCGCTCCTCGCCGCCGGCTCGGAGCTGCCTGCGGGCTCCACCTACACCGTGGACACCGACTACCTCCGGGTATCCGGCGAGGAGTTCGTCGCGGACAACTCGCGGGACAGGGGTCTGATCCGGGTTACCGTAACCGTAAGGTGGCCGCAGGGAAGCTACACGACCATGGGGCTCAAGGCCCGGTGA
- a CDS encoding pilus assembly FimT family protein, translated as MHSQSKERNGGTEEGFTLPELMTAIAIMGILLAIAIIILLGILEQRRVDAAANQLAADLRLAHARATNQLTDWRVVLYPEREEEEAGPDYLLVKLKAPYEDGDPTPVVVSTTQRTFPAGVKIRDHAPHLKDPSPAETWMAPPSSAGTTRTLEFNSDGSVWARYGPSGSARVTIDGDPERRVVFLSATSRVRVE; from the coding sequence ATGCATTCGCAGAGCAAAGAGCGCAACGGCGGCACCGAGGAGGGCTTCACCCTGCCCGAGCTCATGACCGCCATAGCCATAATGGGGATACTCCTCGCCATAGCCATCATCATCCTGCTCGGCATCCTGGAGCAGCGGCGGGTGGACGCCGCGGCGAACCAGCTCGCCGCCGACCTGCGGCTGGCCCACGCCCGGGCCACCAACCAGCTCACCGACTGGCGGGTCGTTCTCTACCCCGAGCGGGAGGAGGAAGAGGCGGGCCCGGACTACCTCCTCGTGAAGCTCAAAGCCCCCTACGAAGATGGAGACCCCACCCCGGTCGTGGTATCCACCACACAGCGCACTTTCCCCGCAGGCGTGAAGATACGGGACCACGCCCCGCACCTGAAGGACCCCTCGCCCGCCGAGACCTGGATGGCTCCTCCCTCCTCCGCGGGCACCACCCGCACCCTGGAGTTCAACTCCGACGGCTCCGTGTGGGCGCGGTACGGCCCCAGCGGATCGGCGAGGGTAACCATCGACGGCGACCCGGAACGCAGGGTCGTCTTTCTGTCCGCCACCTCGAGGGTCAGGGTTGAGTAA
- a CDS encoding sigma-70 family RNA polymerase sigma factor: MTAATRQAPSRRARAAELVAAYRDGGDRRALERLFASHGALLKSIARRYAGSSGEPYEDLLQAGYVGLMKAVNGYDPSSGAAFSSYAYSMMEGEIRHHLRDSGLVRRPRWASGLYARVSEATAHLTRELGRPPLPEEVAREANITPEGIRELMKVYLATSVSSLDEEPDLGAIRSLHYESFSLPVEDRIWLEEALESLSELQRKAVYLFFYKDLSQTEIGRRLGLPQRKVSRLVASAVKSLARKLGPEGEQDYSPAA; this comes from the coding sequence TTGACCGCAGCAACGAGACAGGCACCATCCCGCAGAGCACGGGCCGCAGAGCTCGTCGCGGCCTACCGCGACGGGGGCGACCGCCGGGCGCTGGAGCGCCTGTTCGCCTCCCACGGGGCCCTGCTCAAGAGCATCGCGCGCCGCTACGCCGGCTCCTCGGGCGAGCCCTACGAGGACTTGCTGCAGGCGGGCTACGTGGGGCTCATGAAGGCCGTGAACGGCTACGACCCCTCCTCCGGGGCCGCCTTCTCCTCCTACGCCTACTCGATGATGGAGGGCGAGATCCGGCACCACCTCCGGGACTCGGGGCTGGTGCGCCGCCCCCGGTGGGCCTCCGGCCTCTACGCCCGCGTCTCGGAGGCCACCGCCCATCTCACCCGCGAGCTGGGCCGCCCCCCGCTCCCCGAGGAGGTCGCCCGCGAGGCGAACATCACGCCCGAGGGCATCCGCGAGCTGATGAAGGTCTATCTGGCCACCAGCGTCTCCTCGCTCGACGAGGAGCCCGACCTCGGCGCCATACGCAGCCTCCACTACGAGAGCTTCTCGCTCCCGGTGGAGGACCGCATCTGGCTCGAGGAGGCGCTCGAGTCCCTCAGCGAGCTGCAGCGCAAGGCGGTGTACCTGTTCTTCTACAAAGACCTCTCGCAGACGGAGATAGGGCGCCGCCTCGGGCTGCCCCAGCGGAAGGTCTCCCGGCTGGTGGCCTCGGCGGTGAAGAGCCTCGCCCGGAAGCTCGGACCGGAGGGCGAGCAAGACTACAGCCCGGCAGCCTGA